In Cydia pomonella isolate Wapato2018A chromosome 12, ilCydPomo1, whole genome shotgun sequence, the sequence tcattattcaaatataataaataattaatcatttcgaatcacaattaatcccacgttgttttatcattcatgtagtcttgtgtggtataataagctttagaaataagtttacgctttacatgactcttaaatttattaattggtaactcagtaatatggtttggaagtttattataaaatctcacacaattacccatgaatgattttttaattttatggagccgagtgaagggcacggcgagcttatgtttatttctagtattaatattatgaatgtcacaatttttcttaaaattggcaatatttttatgcacatacagaatattctcataaatgtattgacagtgcactgtcatgatgtcaatttccttaaatttatctctcagtgagtctctatggttcattttatatattgctcgaatagccctcttctgcagaacaaaaatggtatttatctctgaagcaccaccccacagtaaaataccatatgacataatgctatggaagtaactaaaatatactaatcgagctgttttgacatcagttaactgacggattttgcttactgcaaaagctgcagaactcagtctattcgaaagagtagcaatatggggaccccactggagtttagaatctaaagttataccaagaaaaactgtactatcaactagttccaattcctcatccttcacaatgacacttgtttgtacatgccttacattactagtgacaaacttaatacatttagtcttattctcatttaacaataaattattaacattgaaccaatttactactttagaaatagcatcgtttacatcattgtaagcttgttgctgtcgtttgactttgaaaataagtgaagtgtcgtctgcaaacaatactatatcatggtgggtcttattcttggtattgtagcgccacctatttatggttttttgtcggacactttttgatatatgaagattctattccttaactctaccttccataggcaACACCGAACGTGGTGGAACGGCAGGCTTTCTGCATCGGTACTTCACTCAGTTCATGTTTCAAAGTTGCCAGATTATCCCAAATATCATGGATTTCCGTCTCTGTTAATGCCGCACCGACCTTCTGTCTATCAAAAGGCATTTGAGTTATGTGCAAGGCGGTAAAAACTAAAAGCGTTATGTTTTATCGTAAAACCTCGCGGCATCAATTTTTCTAATACTCAacacttaaaatttatttattgcactaAATACAACAACGGAAAGCTAATTACAAAGTAGGATAGTAGGTTTTCCAGAAGGGCTACAGTAtaggggttcttcaaaaaaggagtgtacaggatTTTAAAGGGTCGACGACACctatgtaatatctctggtagtataaaaaaagtcaaTCACGCTCTTGCAAGTCAAAAttaaagagcatataatcactacgttttaaaaTTGGTCAAAATTGCCGAAAGTCGGTGGAAATGATAACGTCATATGGAGCACAAACTAGTTAGTTTCTACCCTTGACAAGTTCAGTaaaaccatagaaataggatgtATGTTAGCGTTTTACTAGGTCTGACAGTAAAACAGATGACGTTTATATCAATCCACAAGGAAAATATCGTTACATTCCAAATTTGGtcggtaaagggttaaagttCGAAATTGAGGTTGCGCGCTGGCAACACTGCTCAGTTGTTCAGTCAGACAGTTGTGTTTTGTGAGTGTGTTACTGTTAATAGTGTTATTGCGTTTACCGGTAGGAGGTCTCCATTAGTGGGACCTCActttatttgcatttttatttaacttcttGTTATCAATTGGCATTTATTGTTacttaaattgtaataaaatctGCGATATTTGGACAGTGAATTATTGTACTGGTAAGCAGCAAGTTTATCTAATAAATGCCGAAACTTAACGAGGCGTCTCCTGCAGCCTGCAGCGCATAACGTTAATCTGATTAACtagctatttataagttttttttgctAGGTGCAGATATAAATTAGCgcaattctttatttgaataGGAATAAAAGTTAGCGGGATCTTAATATAACTCGAACGGAGATTCTAAAGCGGTAATCTGTCTCCGATGTGATACTGTCTCGTGTCTTGCGTATTTACCTTGATTGTTTCGCACCCACCGCTGTGTGTTGCTACGAGTGCGAGAGAAAGGCAAGCAGGATAAAGTTCCAATGTTTTGGTTTTTcccaacattaaaataaatcgaCTTACGTAGTTCAATCTTTGCTGACTTCGCTCGGTGTTAGTGTTTACATTCTCGTCTGTTTTCGGCTTGTAATCGTGTGTTGTTATCGCTAACGAGAACAGGTCTTGATTTGCAAGTAGCAACTGGTGTCCTGCTGGACGAGTCTAAAGGTAGAACATGCCAAAATTTGGGcacatacaattacaaatattaaGGTCTATTGGAACGAAATATATTATGACCATAGTTGCAAAAATTATAGCTTATCATACTAACATTTCATTTCAACCTCAGGATTCGACATACCACAGACTGTGATGACTGATCACCAGGTCACTGGGCACTTTGCACAACATGATTACAGTCTGTCTGAGGAGCAGTCCCAGCTAGAGTTATTTGCAGATTAGTTGATAGTATTACTTCAAAAGGTTTCTTTTCCAATATTCATTGATGTGGACCAATCTTTTCCCATCCAGCTTAATTTAGAACTATCCTCAAAAAGTACCATTTTGGCATTACTGTCAGCATTTCTATCATGTTAATACCCCTTTGTCACTGTTATAGTGTAGTGACAACACAATCAATGTTACTGATATAGTAACTGTGAGCTGTGACTTCTTAGTAAATAGGTTTAAGTTGCTTTCACAAATGTTtattgtaagtatatatttcttTGGTCAATGTCCCTCCTGCGAGGTAAATAATGCCTGTGCTTGCAATAATCACAAGTCGCTGGCTAAACCCATAAATAATGAGGACACTaccattatatttatattgcaatCTTCTGGAATGCATTAACAATTCATACAAGTAACAGTTTTTCTTCTGTGCATTGATTGAAGTTTGATTTTATAAAGGATCCATTGTCTAACACTTAACACACatgtttaaaattatcaaaagtGTTGGGTACCCTACAAATTTATTTAGCACCACGCGCCACTGTTGAGAGGAGGCAAGCTCTTCATCTAACTTTTTGTCATTTACTTGTATTTTTCTGCTTTCTGGTTGTCTTTCGATTCATTACTGTATTTTCACCATTTcaaatacacaaaaacttaTATGTAGTTGGTATATTATTAAGATATTGATTTTGCTCCGTGATTGGCTCGAAATTCTTTatgttgtcttgttttttgtccccaagaAATATGATGGAGTATagcattttgtatgggatgatttttagattttaatttttctcaagtaaaatattagctacagctaaaaagacatgcaatagcacttgactcttcatttatttaatagaagCTACCAATACAAGCGTGGGAGTGGTCGGAAACAAGATTGTTTAATGCTCATTATCATGAAAATTAATTAGAGAATGGACAATTATTGTGGTATTGCTCATTTTATAAGGTTTAAAATTTATACATCCATgacaaacattatttatttaaggcttAAAGcctttttttttccttaaatattttatgacaaGTTCTAACAGTATCATTTTTCTATTTTAAGGACCCCTGTCaggtataggcctcctccatatCTTTCCACCTTTCCCGGTCTTTAGCCTTCATTAGCCAGTTTTCTCCAGCTGTGGCTATAATATCTTTGGACCATCTTGTTGTGGGTTTTCCCTACTTCCTTTTGCCATGAGGTCCTGGCCACTTTGTGACTTTGTTGGTCCATCTGTCAATCTTCCTATGTGGCCGGTCCATCTCCATTTTTGTTTCAGCACAAACTCTAGTGCATCTATGATGTTTGCTTTGGATCAGATGTACTTGCTGTTAACCTTGTCCTTTAGTTTTATACTGAGAATGCTCCTCTTCATTACTCTTTGGCATGTTCTTATCTTTAATTGGTTCTTGTTTGTGTGCACCCAAGTTTGAGAACCGTATGTAAGGCATGGTAAGATGCATGTGTCCATTActgttttcttatgtttgaGACTGTAGTTTCCTTTTAGAAGCTCTTTAAAACTCCAATACTTCCTCCAGCTGATATTGATTCTGCGGTCTATCTCCTGGCTGTtgctgtcagtgtcaaaggATATCCTCTTGCCTAAGTATATGTAATGGTCTACAAATTCGAGTTCTTTGCCTTGTATGTGGGACAAACATTATTGCATAACCTTTAACCATTAATATTTGCTGGATGCCATGTAATGTTAGCTTGGCTCAAGTGAGGCTCTAGTCAAGGTGTGCCTTTTAAAATTGCCCTAGGGCATTTTGCAATTTTCAAAGTTTATACTTGCAGTTTAACCTCCAAGTCCGGTCTTAATTACATTACAACAATGTTACAAAAGCTTTCATCCAAATATTTTCTCTAACATTTATCATTTAGTTGCAAAaaaattatagattttttttactgttgttTTTTTACTCTGTTTATGTctgcaaaatatttaaaaaaaaatatatatatatataaaaaaataaaaattaaaaccttaaataagataattaatatttatttttgtatttcagAGCCAGTGTTGGGTGGCGAGATGGCTAAAGCAACAAGCAAGGAGCACCCGGAGGAGGACCTGTTCTTCCCGCCGGGGGCGCCGCCGCCTTACATCACCTCCCAGCACCAGCAGGGCTCCAGCGTCAACAACTCTGTGAGTATCTCACAACAACCTGCAGTTAGGCTGCAGCTGTGCAAGACCAGGGGATCAACGACATCCCGTCCGggcgcttgccatcgtcccgcACGACCTGGGATATATTCTAGtcttaagtataataaaattacggGTCAGTATCTGGACggattaataaattaattaattcacaATTAAGTTTGTAATTGCTGATATGTTTGTAAAATTCTATTTAGTAGTATAGTAATAGTAGGTGTAGGTACCTCAGTGCGCTATGATTAATAGATCGCCTCGACTGGCTAACAAATGCATTCGAGTGCGAAAAGTGAAGATTGGACAGGTTATTACGAAAACATATCTTTCGGCTTGCCCTGTTCCAAAACTCTAGGCACGCCACTGAGATTCAGCTTGCGTCATAATCAGGACACTAAAGATTTCAATTCTTTTCTCGACTTCGTCAATTTTTTTCTCTTCGACGATACAACAGGTTTTTGACGTATTTAAAATGATGAacaaaaaatcttaataattgAACTCGCAGCCGAAGTTTTCTTAACATGCATGTAATACATCTGgagcatccataggctacggtgaccgcttgccaccaggcgggccgtatgcttgtttgccaccaacgtgatttaaaaaaatatttgaccaATCTTTGAGTCTGGATAAAAGATGTTGTCTTGTAAACAGGATTAAACAGAATGTTGTATGTGCAGGACACGGTGATCTCGTTCCCGGAGGTGGTGGTGAACAACCCCCCGGGCCACGAGGCGCCGGGCCCCGACTCGCTGGTGCGCAACTTCGACTTCACCGACAAGCAGATCCGCCGGGGCTTCATCAGGAAGGTACATGAATGTCACGGCCTCCGTGGACCTTATTCCCCGTAAAGCAGATCCGCCGGGGCTTCATCAGGAAGGTACATGAATGTCACGGCCTCCGTGGACCTTATTCCCCGTAAAGCAGATCCGCCGGGGCTTCATTGGGAGGGTGCGTCGACGTCACGCGGCCCACGTCAGCCCGCACGGACAGCTGCACTGCTGGTGCTCGTCATCGGCGGACGTTGGCTTTATGGTTTACGAACTGTCAGTCAACAAAGTGGGTCATGGTACAGTCAACGTCAAAGTTATGTTGACATTTTGCTCCTTGCTCgtttgtaataaggcgaaaatgtttatatgtgtagataaaataaagtatgtaactgtacataattaggtattGAAACACTCTTGTGATGTGACTcgcttcgttcgtttcttaaacccacactcgtgtattttaatgccttttattatggaacagtcacataaactactattacaatCCTCTCAGTTTATTCTgtgactataatatttatatgcaaacaattttttcttttattgattAGTGAAACAAACAGCACAATATAATTCTTATAGCCTAAGAAAGGTATTTTAACACAttagccaaaacagtttccactggaagttaatacatacatacaattttgctcTGAGAATACAACATGCGATTAGACATGAAATATAAAGTCTATATAGGTGTAACACAATTAAGAGAAGAAATAGGTTCAACACATATTGCAAATAAATGTACTTAACTTaaccaaataaagaaatattgtttGCACTACTAACTGCATGGTAGAGATATAAAACTGTTGTAGATTTAATAATGTGATCATTTAGCTGGTGCTTTCATTGCAGAAACAAACTGAcgaaaattcaaatgaaatatatccagagatgaatattttttgttataaatattacatgctCTTACTAGAAACTTATTCTTAACATATCTTTTACGACTAAAAGGAATACAAAACAGATTAGTGGATCTAGTTCGAGAGCTTGGACAACGGAACGACACCTTCCCCACGAGATGTTGAGAATCGATAATATTATtcaacaatttaaacaaaaatgtaacatcccttttttctcttcttgtCTGGAGACTTTCAAGATGTTCGCAATTATAAtctttgaatttatatttaaggaaacGGGAAATTTCTTTTGTATGCGTTCTAAAGAATTTATATGTACCGAATAGAATGGATTCCATGAGGTGGATGCATACTCCAGATATTAAGATTGATATATTTGATATCCAGCGATACGAGGAACACCTTTCCTGCGGGCGCTAATGTACGGCCATGAAACATACTCGTACGGCGCGATTATTAGCCTTAGTTAAACTGTTTTTCCTACAATATTCGTTTATTTATGTTAGCCGCCGTCGTGTCGCAGGTGTACTGCATCATCATGGCGCAGCTGGCGGTGACGGCCGGGGTGGTGGCGTGGTTCATCTACGACGAGCGTCTGATGAGCGTGGTCGGGCAGAACCCGGGCGTCTTCTTGTGAGTAGctacttttttacattttctattgTACCATCAAAGGCAtcaaatcaaacaaaatcaataaataattatttataaaattcggctattaagtaaattaattatttattagggaTGGagactatgtatgtatattctaTAAGGGATTGTTGTGTATTTCTGCATACAAATGAGTCCTACTTATATTGCCCGTCTTGATTAGTTTTCGATAAAAACTACGTGTTACagttacgtctgaaaatatcggtacgaaaaatgtgccaaaaatttgtatacactaccttaatatatgggcaataaaatcgtgtatacatatttttggcaccttTTTCGTAtggatattttcagacatgaccgtACAAGATTTACACCAGCGATGGTTCATATTGTTTTTACATCAATGAGATGTTGAGAATGAGGGTTTTGACTCACTAGATGACGCTGGATTTTATCATTTCTAAATATGAACGTATTTTTGcagcatatttttatatatttttagcaaCACACCTTTTATTTAGAAAAGCCATTCCACTCCATTCAACCATCGGGTTATTCAAAGACATATAAGTTGGTACTCATGTACATGTTTCCGTTATAGCGGCGTGTCGCTGGGCACGTACCTGACGACGGCGCTGTGCCTCATGTGCTGTGAGGGCCCGCGGAGACGCGTACCCTACAACTACCTGTTCCTGTTGCTGCTCACCCTGTCGCTGTCCGCCATCGTGGGCGTCATGTGCTCGCTGTACGACGTGCGGGAGGTGAGCTGACTCCTGTCTGCTGCTCGGGGCCGTGCCCTACAACTACCTGTTCCTGTTGCTGCTCACCCTGTCGCTGTCCGCCATCGTGGGCGTCATGTGCTCGCTGTACGACGTGCGGGAGGTGAGCTGACTCCTGTCTGCTGCTCGGGGCCGTGCCCTACAACTACCTGTTCCTGTTGCTGCTCACCCTGTCGCTGTCCGCCATCGTGGGCGTCATGTGCTCGCTGTACGACGTGCGGGAGGTGAGCTGACTCCTGTCTGCTGCTCGGGGCCGTGCCCTACAACTACCTGTTCCTGTTGCTGCTCACCCTGTCGCTGTCCGCCATCGTGGGCGTCATGTGCTCGCTGTACGACGTGCGGGAGGTGAGCTGACTCCTGTCTGCTGCTCGGGGCCGTGCCCTACAACTACCTGTTCCTGTTGCTGCTCACCCTGTCGCTGTCCGCCATCGTGGGCGTCATGTGCTCGCTGTACGACGTGCGGGAGGTGAGCTGACTCCTGTCTGCTGCTCGGGGCCGTGCCCTACAACTACCTGTTCCTGTTGCTGCTCACCCTGTCGCTGTCCGCCATCGTGGGCGTCATGTGCTCGCTGTACGACGTGCGGGAGGTGAGCTGACTCCTGTCTGCTGCTCGGGGCCGTGCCCTACAACTACCTGTTCCTGCTCACCCTGTCGCTGTCCGCCATCGTGGGCGTCATGTGCTCGCTGTACGACGTGCGGGAGGTGAGCTGACTCCTGTCTGCTGCTCGGGGCCGTGCCCTACAACTACCTGTTCCTGTTGCTGCTCACCCTGTCGCTGTCCGCCATCGTGGGCGTCATGTGCTCGCTGTACGA encodes:
- the LOC133523195 gene encoding protein lifeguard 2-like translates to MAKATSKEHPEEDLFFPPGAPPPYITSQHQQGSSVNNSDTVISFPEVVVNNPPGHEAPGPDSLVRNFDFTDKQIRRGFIRKVYCIIMAQLAVTAGVVAWFIYDERLMSVVGQNPGVFFGVSLGTYLTTALCLMCCEGPRRRVPYNYLFLLLLTLSLSAIVGVMCSLYDVREVS